A genomic region of Bactrocera dorsalis isolate Fly_Bdor chromosome 3, ASM2337382v1, whole genome shotgun sequence contains the following coding sequences:
- the LOC105224625 gene encoding myosin-2 essential light chain isoform X1, translated as MYIYEPPTKNSFTTVEEFQEAFNLFDNRGDGKIQLSQVGECLRALGQNPTESDVKKCTHQLKPDERISFEVFLPIYQAISKARSGDTADDFIEGLRHFDKDASGFISSAELRHLLTTLGEKLTDEEVEQLMTNQEDTQGNVNYEEFVRMVMNG; from the exons ATGTACATCTACGAGCCGCCAACTAAAAACTCGTTTACCACTGTGGAAG AATTCCAAGAAGCCTTCAATCTCTTCGACAATCGTGGTGATGGCAAAATTCAATTGAGTCAAGTGGGTGAGTGCTTGCGTGCGCTCGGTCAAAACCCTACCGAATCGGATGTGAAGAAGTGCACACATCAATTGAAGCCGGATGAACGCATTAGCTTCGAAGTTTTCCTACCCATCTACCAAGCGATTTCGAAGGCGCGTTCTGGTGACACTGCCGACGATTTCATTGAAGGTCTGCGTCATTTCGATAAGGATGCTAGCGGTTTCATTTCATCAGCTGAATTGCGACATTTACTAACCACTTTGGGTGAGAAACTCACCGATGAAGAGGTCGAACAACTAATGACCAACCAAGAGGATACACAGGGCAATGTGAATTATGAAGAATTTGTGCGTATGGTCATGAATGGCTAA
- the LOC105224625 gene encoding myosin-2 essential light chain isoform X2, whose translation MTNFSEDQLAEFQEAFNLFDNRGDGKIQLSQVGECLRALGQNPTESDVKKCTHQLKPDERISFEVFLPIYQAISKARSGDTADDFIEGLRHFDKDASGFISSAELRHLLTTLGEKLTDEEVEQLMTNQEDTQGNVNYEEFVRMVMNG comes from the exons atG ACAAACTTCAGCGAGGATCAATTAGCCG AATTCCAAGAAGCCTTCAATCTCTTCGACAATCGTGGTGATGGCAAAATTCAATTGAGTCAAGTGGGTGAGTGCTTGCGTGCGCTCGGTCAAAACCCTACCGAATCGGATGTGAAGAAGTGCACACATCAATTGAAGCCGGATGAACGCATTAGCTTCGAAGTTTTCCTACCCATCTACCAAGCGATTTCGAAGGCGCGTTCTGGTGACACTGCCGACGATTTCATTGAAGGTCTGCGTCATTTCGATAAGGATGCTAGCGGTTTCATTTCATCAGCTGAATTGCGACATTTACTAACCACTTTGGGTGAGAAACTCACCGATGAAGAGGTCGAACAACTAATGACCAACCAAGAGGATACACAGGGCAATGTGAATTATGAAGAATTTGTGCGTATGGTCATGAATGGCTAA